A single Vigna radiata var. radiata cultivar VC1973A chromosome 8, Vradiata_ver6, whole genome shotgun sequence DNA region contains:
- the LOC106770351 gene encoding uncharacterized protein LOC106770351, which translates to MGEEEEALYMRLFPFSLNGKAKDWLQSQPNQSLTSWEDVEHKFLARFFPPSKSTEIKAAIATFVQGVDEPLCEAWERFKALLRKCPSHGFSLEMQVQIFYNGLQPHTMMILDASFGGSVLLRTADEAIVVIENMVSTDMRSRRGRTQVQKRGVYELNAQDAILAQNKLLAQQMELLTQNMAKLPQQLQAMQSQAQPHHQVMRCDFCGDNHPNGHCQVPSGSQYEEVHYMGNQGRQNFFNNTFPNPSNQGWRQAQGASGSRNSYQPAHQYSSQNDRNTKLEETLQMFMQQSIQNQKNTDAFGNASWSVGQTIGKSTKWTIFC; encoded by the coding sequence ATGGGCGAGGAGGAAGAAGCATTGTATATGAGACTCTTCCCATTTTCTCTGAATGGCAAAGCAAAGGATTGGCTTCAGTCACAACCTAATCAAAGTTTGACTAGTTGGGAGGATGTGGAACACAAATTTCTTGCTCGCTTCTTTCCACCATCTAAAAGCACAGAGATAAAGGCTGCGATTGCTACTTTTGTCCAAGGAGTAGATGAACCATTATGTGAagcctgggaaagattcaaagcttTATTGAGGAAGTGTCCCAGTCATGGCTTTAGCTTGGAAATGCAAGTGCAAATCTTCTACAATGGTTTGCAACCTCATACAATGATGATACTTGATGCATCTTTTGGTGGGTCGGTTCTATTAAGAACTGCTGATGAGGCCATTGTTGTTATTGAAAACATGGTTTCCACTGACATGCGGAGCCGACGTGGGAGGACTCAAGTGCAGAAAAGAGGAGTTTATGAACTTAATGCTCAGGATGCAATACTTGCTCAAAACAAACTTCTTGCCCAACAAATGGAGCTCCTGACCCAAAATATGGCTAAGTTACCTCAACAGTTGCAAGCAATGCAAAGTCAAGCTCAACCGCATCACCAAGTTATGAGATGTGATTTCTGTGGGGATAATCATCCTAATGGCCATTGTCAAGTTCCTAGTGGTTCCCAATATGAAGAAGTTCATTATATGGGAAACCAAGGAAGACAAAATTTCTTCAACAACACTTTCCCTAATCCTTCCAATCAAGGGTGGAGACAAGCACAAGGAGCTTCTGGTAGTAGAAATTCTTATCAACCTGCTCATCAATACTCATCTCAGAATGATAGGAATACAAAACTAGAAGAAACATTGCAGATGTTCATGCAACAGTCcatccaaaaccaaaagaatacTGATGCATTTGGAAATGCAAGTTGGTCAGTTGGCCAAACAATTGGCAAATCAACAAAGTGGACAATTTTCTGCTAA
- the LOC106770349 gene encoding uncharacterized protein LOC106770349: MPFSEALQQIAAYAQFMKELLTKKKKYIEAETIEVQGNCSAIIEKLLPPKFKDPASFTIPCTIGKLAIGKALIDLGASINLMPLAMFKKIGELELKPTRMTLQLADRSIKYPHGVVEDVLVKVDKFLFPMDFVTMEMEEDTKVPLILGRPFMKTARVLIDVDNGKLKVRVQNEEVNFNVFEAMSDPNDDEACFQLDALDEVCHNIEKVAYISSPLEKTLIDACEALNEEEEKLIDECLTNLDTLKEIPPHEVKIEDLNAKEKVKDDKLDLKMLPPHLKYVFLEEGGSKPVIISNSLSSIEEAKLIEVLKANKGALGGQYLISKG, translated from the coding sequence ATGCCCTTTTCTGAAGCTCTACAACAGATTGCAGCCTATGCTCAGTTCATGAAGGAGCTACTcaccaaaaagaagaaatacattGAAGCAGAAACCATTGAAGTTCAAGGCAATTGCAGTGCTATCATCGAAAAACTTCTCCCACCGAAGTTTAAAGATCCTGCTAGTTTTACTATCCCATGCACCATTGGGAAGTTAGCTATTGGGAAGGCTCTAATTGATTTGGGAGCAAGCATCAATCTAATGCCTCTCGCAATGTTCAAGAAAATTGGAGAGTTGGAATTGAAGCCTACTCGTATGACTCTTCAATTAGCTGACAGATCCATTAAATACCCTCATGGAGTGGTGGAAGATGTGCTAGTCAAGGTTGACAAATTTCTCTTCCCGATGGATTTTGTTAcaatggagatggaggaggataCGAAAGTTCCTCTCATTCTTGGGAGACCATTTATGAAGACTGCAAGAGTGTTAATTGATGTTGATAATGGTAAACTCAAGGTGAGAGTGCAGAATGAAGAAGTGAACTTCAATGTTTTTGAAGCTATGTCTGACCCAAATGATGATGAAGCATGTTTTCAACTTGATGCTTTGGATGAAGTATGCCATAACATTGAGAAAGTTGCTTACATTTCATCCCCTCTAGAGAAGACCCTTATTGATGCTTGTGAGGCTCTcaatgaagaggaagaaaaactgATTGATGAATGTCTGACTAACTTGGATACTTTGAAGGAAATCCCTCCTCATGAAGTGAAGATTGAAGATTTAAATGCCAAGGAGAAAGTCAAAGACGACAAACTTGATTTAAAAATGTTACCCCCTCATTTGAAGTATGTGTTTCTAGAAGAGGGTGGTAGCAAACCAGTTATCATCAGCAATTCTTTATCTTCCATAGAAGAAGCAAAATTGATTGAAGTTCTCAAAGCTAACAAGGGCGCATTGGGTGGACAATATCTGATCTCAAAGGGATAA